In one window of Desulfonatronospira thiodismutans ASO3-1 DNA:
- the glgP gene encoding alpha-glucan family phosphorylase: MRPLKVYNVIPRLPGELAPLWELAFNFWFSWKHEISELFSRIDYQLWHKSGQNPVKFLNLLPKETLEDLAGDEFFRDRLHQVKASLDNYKASTKTSFEFEKSGGEPVVAYFSAEYGISLSLPIYSGGLGVLAGDHLKSASDLNLPLVAVGMCYQNGYFRQYLTNDGWQQERYPVNDFEQMPLTLVRNKDGSPLTVQVDLVERKVSMRVWKANIGRIDLYLLDTNISENEPQDREITAQLYGGDWEMRIKQEIVLGIGGLRAMHAMDLNPRVIHMNEGHSAFAGLERIKLFMQDHGMSFEAATELVASSSVFTTHTPVPAGNDRFAPDLMHKYFEPYARELGLAFKVFMALGREDPRDDQEHFCMTVLALRLSRFNNGVSQLHGTVSRNMWKKVWPQYPVDDVPIGAITNGIHITTWIAPDMSYLFDRYLGSDWREDPDCQRVWKQSQAIPDSELWRTHERLRERLVDYVRYRLKEQTVARGGRRSELHLAEEALDPSALTIGFARRFATYKRANLLLTDVKRLLEIVNHEKYPVQFIFAGKAHPKDVEGKKIIQQIVQHAREADLSHRLVFLEDYDMEIASYMLQGCDVWLNNPKRPLEACGTSGMKAVANGVLNFSTLDGWWDEAYTTDNRYGWAIGMGESYSDQEYQDLVESHYLYNVLEKEIVPTFYDRRHGSLPTEWVRKMKNGLRDLAPQFSSHRMVEDYVETAYLPAYKNFMALEKNNFEKAKSLADWRMELMTKWGSVQIRNVRAAAEDELYAGDEITVSAEIDVNGLSTEDIQVEIYAGDVDMDGSFLSRKTVLMQQKKKLDDGWILYEGKLETFETGRFGYTVRILPYHSLLLDPHCLGLIHWA; encoded by the coding sequence ATGCGGCCATTAAAAGTATACAACGTCATACCCAGACTGCCCGGGGAGCTGGCCCCGCTGTGGGAGCTGGCCTTTAATTTCTGGTTTTCATGGAAACACGAGATCAGTGAGCTTTTCAGCCGGATAGATTATCAGCTCTGGCACAAGAGCGGGCAGAACCCGGTGAAGTTTTTAAATCTTTTGCCTAAGGAGACTCTGGAAGATCTGGCCGGAGACGAATTTTTCCGGGACAGGCTGCACCAGGTCAAGGCCAGCCTGGACAACTACAAAGCCAGCACCAAGACCTCCTTCGAATTTGAGAAAAGCGGTGGAGAACCGGTGGTGGCCTATTTCAGCGCCGAGTACGGCATAAGCCTTTCCCTGCCCATTTACTCCGGAGGCCTGGGTGTGCTTGCAGGCGACCACTTAAAGTCAGCCAGTGATTTAAACCTTCCCTTAGTGGCTGTCGGCATGTGTTACCAGAACGGTTATTTCCGGCAGTACCTCACCAATGACGGATGGCAGCAGGAGAGATACCCGGTCAATGATTTCGAGCAGATGCCCCTGACCCTGGTCAGGAACAAGGACGGCAGCCCCTTGACCGTCCAGGTGGACCTGGTGGAGCGCAAGGTCAGCATGCGGGTCTGGAAAGCCAATATCGGCCGTATTGATCTGTATCTTCTTGATACCAATATAAGCGAAAATGAACCCCAGGACCGGGAGATCACTGCCCAGCTTTACGGTGGTGACTGGGAAATGCGCATCAAGCAGGAAATCGTCCTGGGCATTGGAGGCTTAAGGGCCATGCATGCCATGGACCTTAATCCCAGAGTGATCCATATGAACGAAGGCCATTCAGCTTTTGCCGGCCTGGAGAGGATCAAGCTCTTCATGCAGGATCATGGCATGTCCTTTGAGGCTGCCACCGAGCTGGTGGCCTCAAGCAGCGTATTCACCACACATACTCCAGTGCCTGCCGGCAACGACCGTTTCGCCCCGGACCTGATGCATAAATATTTTGAGCCCTATGCCCGGGAACTGGGCCTGGCCTTCAAGGTCTTCATGGCCCTGGGCAGGGAGGATCCCCGGGACGACCAGGAGCATTTCTGTATGACCGTGCTGGCTTTGCGTTTGTCAAGGTTTAATAATGGGGTGAGCCAGCTGCACGGCACTGTTTCCAGAAACATGTGGAAGAAAGTCTGGCCCCAGTACCCCGTGGATGACGTGCCCATCGGAGCCATTACCAACGGCATCCATATCACCACCTGGATAGCCCCGGATATGTCTTATCTTTTCGACCGCTACCTGGGATCCGACTGGAGGGAGGACCCCGACTGCCAGAGGGTCTGGAAGCAATCTCAGGCCATACCCGATTCAGAACTCTGGAGAACCCACGAGCGGCTCCGGGAAAGACTGGTTGATTACGTGCGCTACAGGCTCAAGGAGCAGACCGTGGCCCGCGGCGGCAGACGCAGCGAGCTGCACCTGGCCGAGGAAGCCCTGGATCCCAGTGCTCTGACCATAGGGTTTGCCCGCAGATTCGCCACCTACAAAAGGGCCAACCTGCTTTTGACCGATGTCAAAAGACTTCTGGAAATCGTTAACCACGAAAAATATCCGGTGCAGTTCATATTTGCAGGCAAAGCCCACCCCAAGGACGTGGAAGGCAAGAAGATCATTCAGCAGATCGTGCAGCACGCCCGGGAGGCAGATTTAAGCCACCGCCTTGTTTTCCTGGAAGACTACGATATGGAGATTGCAAGCTACATGCTGCAGGGGTGCGATGTGTGGCTTAACAACCCCAAACGTCCTCTGGAGGCCTGCGGCACCAGCGGAATGAAAGCCGTGGCCAACGGGGTGCTCAACTTCAGTACCCTGGACGGCTGGTGGGACGAGGCCTATACCACGGACAACCGCTACGGTTGGGCCATAGGTATGGGGGAGAGCTATTCCGACCAGGAATACCAGGACCTTGTGGAGAGTCACTACCTTTACAACGTCCTGGAAAAGGAAATTGTGCCCACATTTTACGACCGCAGGCATGGCAGCCTGCCCACGGAATGGGTGCGCAAGATGAAAAACGGCCTGCGGGACCTGGCCCCGCAGTTCAGTTCGCACCGCATGGTTGAAGACTATGTGGAGACTGCGTATCTCCCGGCCTACAAGAACTTTATGGCCCTGGAAAAGAACAACTTTGAAAAGGCCAAGTCACTGGCGGACTGGAGAATGGAGCTTATGACCAAGTGGGGCAGCGTCCAGATCCGCAATGTCCGGGCAGCGGCTGAGGATGAGCTGTATGCCGGGGATGAAATAACCGTAAGTGCCGAAATAGATGTCAATGGACTGTCAACCGAGGACATCCAGGTGGAGATATACGCCGGTGATGTGGACATGGACGGCAGTTTCCTCAGCCGCAAGACGGTTCTCATGCAGCAGAAAAAGAAGCTTGATGACGGCTGGATCCTCTACGAGGGTAAACTGGAAACTTTCGAGACCGGGCGCTTCGGGTATACCGTGCGTATTCTGCCCTACCACTCCCTGCTTCTGGATCCCCACTGCCTGGGCCTGATACACTGGGCGTGA
- the dut gene encoding dUTP diphosphatase: MHNHITVKIKFLPHSEPGENGLEYATSGSAGVDLKAWIQENEITLAPGQRHPFPAGVALEINEPSVAGFVFSRSGLGTKQGLVVSQGVGVIDPDYRGEIIVSLLNNSGEPKTVARGQRIAQLIFMPWFKARFEEVSELSRTSRGAGGFGHSGE; the protein is encoded by the coding sequence ATGCACAACCACATCACCGTCAAAATCAAATTTCTTCCCCACTCCGAGCCTGGTGAAAATGGTCTTGAATATGCAACATCCGGTTCCGCCGGAGTGGATCTGAAAGCCTGGATCCAGGAAAACGAGATAACCCTCGCCCCTGGGCAGAGACATCCCTTTCCCGCCGGAGTGGCCCTGGAGATCAACGAACCCTCTGTGGCCGGCTTTGTTTTTTCCCGCAGCGGCCTGGGCACCAAACAGGGACTGGTGGTCAGTCAGGGGGTGGGCGTCATCGACCCGGACTACCGCGGGGAAATCATCGTCTCATTACTGAATAATTCCGGGGAACCAAAGACTGTTGCCAGGGGACAGCGCATAGCCCAGCTGATCTTCATGCCCTGGTTCAAGGCCCGGTTTGAAGAAGTTTCGGAACTGTCCCGGACCTCCAGGGGCGCCGGAGGATTCGGTCATTCCGGAGAGTGA
- a CDS encoding aspartate aminotransferase family protein translates to MENTSLEQKTEKYLCPTYARYPLAVKTASGCRLYDFQGREYIDLLAGISVCNLGHSHPEIVQAICSQAGKLVHTSNLFYQEEQVLLSEKLVETCHLDKVFFCNSGAEANEAAIKLMRRYMSRVRGENRHELITFSGSFHGRTLATMTATGQDKIKEGFAPLPEGFRHVPLNDVQALEDAVNENTAAIMAECIQGEGGIKLMSPEFKKKINELQRSRDILLIVDEIQTGMGRTGSLWAFEQEGLEPDMFTSSKALAAGLPMGALLAREEVASAFGPGSHGTTFGGGPLPSVAALKSLEIIQRDGLLDYCRDLGQWAANRFRETGRKCPGTIREVRGRGLMLGIELEFPGKDVWQALLDRGFVLNLTQESVLRLLPPLTITGQDLEQFALALEQVLQKH, encoded by the coding sequence ATGGAAAACACCAGTTTAGAGCAAAAAACAGAAAAATACCTCTGCCCAACCTACGCCCGCTACCCTCTGGCGGTGAAAACTGCTTCGGGCTGCAGGCTTTACGATTTTCAGGGCCGGGAGTACATTGATCTTCTGGCCGGCATATCCGTGTGCAACCTGGGCCACTCTCACCCCGAAATCGTGCAGGCCATCTGCAGCCAGGCAGGCAAACTGGTTCACACAAGCAATCTCTTTTACCAGGAAGAACAGGTCCTTCTATCTGAAAAACTGGTTGAGACCTGCCACTTAGACAAGGTATTCTTCTGCAACTCCGGGGCTGAGGCCAATGAGGCCGCAATAAAACTAATGCGGCGCTATATGAGCCGGGTCAGGGGTGAAAACCGCCATGAACTCATCACCTTTTCCGGGTCCTTTCACGGCAGAACCCTGGCCACCATGACAGCCACCGGCCAGGACAAGATCAAGGAAGGCTTCGCCCCTCTTCCTGAAGGGTTCAGACATGTCCCCTTAAACGATGTTCAGGCCCTGGAGGATGCGGTGAATGAAAACACCGCAGCCATAATGGCTGAATGCATCCAGGGCGAAGGCGGCATAAAACTTATGTCTCCGGAATTCAAGAAAAAAATCAACGAGCTTCAAAGAAGCCGGGATATTTTGCTCATAGTGGACGAGATCCAGACAGGCATGGGACGAACCGGTTCTCTGTGGGCCTTTGAGCAGGAGGGCCTGGAGCCGGACATGTTTACATCCTCCAAGGCCCTGGCCGCGGGCCTGCCCATGGGAGCCCTGCTGGCCAGGGAGGAAGTCGCTTCGGCCTTTGGTCCTGGCAGTCACGGGACAACCTTTGGAGGCGGTCCACTGCCCTCTGTTGCCGCTCTCAAGTCCCTGGAAATAATCCAGCGCGACGGACTGTTGGACTACTGCCGGGACCTGGGGCAGTGGGCCGCAAATCGCTTTCGGGAAACAGGCCGCAAATGCCCCGGCACCATCAGGGAAGTAAGGGGCAGAGGGCTCATGCTGGGCATTGAGCTGGAGTTTCCGGGCAAGGATGTATGGCAGGCCCTGCTTGACAGGGGATTCGTGCTCAACCTGACCCAGGAAAGCGTGCTCAGGCTTTTGCCACCCCTGACAATAACCGGGCAGGACCTGGAGCAATTCGCTCTGGCCCTGGAGCAGGTACTGCAAAAACACTGA
- a CDS encoding 50S ribosomal protein L11 methyltransferase — protein sequence MFKLKIKAGPDEKEALESLLYEHISWGWEEEELPGQALVFDIYFHQEDAGHRFKEVSRSMCPHIEIMEETVPVQDWNNAWKDFFTPIEVDQRFVVLPDWLQHEKQAAVPIIITPKMAFGTGHHATTYLCLRAVSRLWDLGYLKSGQNFLDLGTGSGILGIACSRLGMSGLGVDIDPVAVENAQENTRINRVGEMFEVREGGLSSLRPDQKFNLILGNILSSTLKQLAPDIIKHLDDSAILVLSGILTDQASSVEERYEALGLGRPARLNMQEWSALVWAGGKDSREQLNLVDALL from the coding sequence ATGTTTAAACTGAAAATCAAAGCCGGCCCGGATGAAAAAGAGGCTCTGGAATCCCTTTTGTACGAGCACATTTCCTGGGGATGGGAGGAAGAGGAGCTTCCGGGACAGGCCCTGGTGTTCGACATTTATTTCCACCAGGAGGACGCCGGGCACCGGTTCAAAGAAGTGTCCCGGTCAATGTGCCCGCATATAGAGATCATGGAGGAAACAGTTCCTGTTCAGGACTGGAACAATGCCTGGAAGGACTTTTTCACCCCCATTGAGGTGGACCAGAGATTTGTGGTTCTGCCGGACTGGCTGCAACATGAAAAACAGGCGGCTGTCCCCATAATCATCACCCCCAAAATGGCTTTCGGGACCGGGCATCACGCCACGACATACCTCTGCCTGCGGGCTGTATCCCGTCTATGGGATCTGGGGTATTTGAAAAGCGGGCAAAATTTTCTGGACCTGGGGACCGGATCGGGCATCCTGGGCATTGCCTGCTCCAGGCTGGGCATGAGCGGGCTGGGAGTGGACATTGATCCTGTAGCCGTGGAAAATGCCCAGGAAAATACACGGATAAACAGGGTCGGGGAAATGTTTGAGGTGCGCGAGGGAGGCCTTTCCTCTCTCAGGCCTGACCAGAAGTTCAACCTGATCCTGGGCAACATACTGTCCTCCACACTGAAACAGCTGGCCCCGGACATCATCAAACACCTGGACGACTCCGCTATTCTTGTTCTGTCCGGGATCCTGACGGACCAGGCATCAAGTGTGGAAGAAAGATACGAGGCTCTGGGCCTGGGCCGTCCGGCCCGCCTGAATATGCAGGAATGGTCGGCCCTGGTCTGGGCCGGGGGGAAAGACAGCCGTGAGCAGCTCAACCTTGTTGATGCACTTTTATGA
- a CDS encoding endonuclease III domain-containing protein has translation MSSSTLLMHFYETLLASLGPSQWWPGETPFEICVGAVLTQNTNWSNVQKAINNLKSRDLLHPEKMASLDDELLAELIRPSGYFRIKARRLKNLLEFLRLECAYHLPDLSSQDLQQLRDKLLQVKGIGPETADSILLYALEKPSFVVDAYTSRILNRHLLVHEDIDYHELRDFFMDRLPRDVALYNEYHALLVRTGKKWCNKNNPRCDGCPLGSYL, from the coding sequence GTGAGCAGCTCAACCTTGTTGATGCACTTTTATGAAACCCTCCTTGCTTCTCTTGGGCCAAGCCAGTGGTGGCCGGGAGAGACTCCTTTTGAAATCTGCGTGGGGGCTGTTCTGACTCAGAACACCAACTGGTCCAATGTTCAAAAGGCCATTAACAACCTGAAAAGCCGCGACCTGCTGCACCCCGAAAAAATGGCCTCTCTGGACGACGAGTTACTGGCCGAACTCATCAGGCCATCGGGCTATTTCAGGATAAAGGCCCGCAGGCTCAAGAATCTGCTGGAGTTTCTGCGCCTGGAATGCGCTTATCATCTCCCGGATCTGTCCAGCCAGGACCTGCAGCAGCTCAGAGACAAACTGCTGCAGGTAAAAGGCATAGGCCCGGAAACAGCTGACAGTATCCTGCTGTATGCCCTGGAAAAGCCAAGCTTTGTAGTGGACGCCTATACCAGTCGCATACTCAACAGGCATTTGCTGGTACATGAAGATATCGATTATCATGAACTCAGAGATTTTTTCATGGACCGCCTGCCCAGGGATGTGGCACTATACAACGAATACCACGCCCTGCTGGTGCGAACCGGCAAAAAGTGGTGCAACAAGAACAACCCCCGGTGCGACGGATGTCCGCTGGGATCGTATTTATAG
- a CDS encoding murein hydrolase activator EnvC family protein gives MNKNLFPGVLNTIDKAPAGIKNTAGMLPGFSLLIILLLCFIMLPGPAPASHPEDIESEIESRREEVSEHKRTLDRLSTREREVYSRLAETEDRLDEISRDLQNQEEKLADLQAREARIFQEYQDLSRERDKTRSRARDIMADLWPIYIESRSQGLADMQDWAEMDRQVQWLRAIHQEMNITLARLHEQTRQITGRLADLQSAKEDFEDQLGDVNALKDRLLEKKLKFVRELQEIRAEKLAREEMVEEIMDVIESLNYRLKVVTEREFEELKGHLPWPASGEVKMSFSPSDSPPHNGKSISLEENAPVRAISWGKVVHNDTLRGFGRVVIIFHGDDYYSLYAYLSESTVAIGQDVEQGETIGKAGYYPEINTHGIYFELRLQQKPINPDDWLSKS, from the coding sequence TTGAACAAAAATCTTTTCCCGGGAGTTCTAAATACCATTGACAAGGCTCCTGCCGGTATAAAAAATACAGCAGGCATGCTTCCAGGCTTTTCTTTGCTGATCATTTTGCTGCTGTGTTTTATCATGCTCCCCGGGCCCGCTCCGGCCTCTCATCCCGAGGATATTGAATCCGAAATTGAAAGCCGCAGGGAAGAGGTCAGCGAACATAAACGCACCCTGGATCGCCTGAGTACCAGGGAAAGAGAAGTCTATTCCCGGCTGGCCGAAACTGAAGACAGGCTGGACGAAATCTCCAGGGATCTGCAAAACCAGGAAGAGAAGCTGGCAGACCTGCAGGCCAGGGAAGCAAGGATATTCCAGGAATACCAGGATCTCAGCCGGGAAAGGGACAAAACCAGGTCCAGGGCCCGAGACATCATGGCCGACCTGTGGCCCATATACATAGAAAGCCGCAGTCAGGGACTGGCCGATATGCAGGACTGGGCCGAAATGGACCGTCAGGTTCAATGGCTGAGGGCCATCCACCAGGAAATGAACATCACCCTGGCCCGGCTGCATGAGCAGACCAGGCAGATCACGGGGAGGCTGGCTGATCTGCAGAGCGCCAAGGAGGATTTCGAGGATCAGCTTGGAGATGTCAACGCGCTGAAAGACCGGCTGCTGGAAAAAAAGCTGAAATTTGTCCGGGAACTCCAGGAAATAAGGGCTGAAAAACTGGCCAGGGAAGAGATGGTGGAAGAAATCATGGATGTAATCGAATCCTTGAACTACCGTCTCAAGGTGGTTACCGAAAGAGAATTTGAGGAACTTAAAGGACATCTGCCATGGCCTGCCAGCGGCGAAGTCAAGATGTCCTTCAGTCCTTCGGACAGCCCTCCCCACAACGGCAAGAGCATTTCCCTGGAGGAGAATGCACCGGTCAGGGCCATTTCATGGGGCAAAGTAGTGCATAATGATACCTTGCGCGGTTTCGGCAGAGTGGTTATTATTTTTCATGGAGATGACTACTACTCGCTTTATGCCTACCTGTCCGAAAGCACCGTCGCCATAGGCCAGGATGTGGAACAGGGTGAAACCATCGGCAAGGCAGGATATTACCCGGAAATAAATACTCATGGCATATATTTTGAATTGCGTTTACAGCAAAAACCTATTAATCCTGATGACTGGTTGAGCAAGTCATGA
- a CDS encoding S41 family peptidase — translation MRINHLIGTIAILLLLTVAPWTSQARDNDMDSLKMFSEVLHLIEDNYVEEKDREDLIRGAIQGMLRNLDPHSSYVDLDQLRMMQEDFEGKFGGIGIQIGIRDGNLVVISPIEGTPAYEAGLEPGDVIMEIEGEPTQDMALTDAVNKIRGPKGEPVELTILSEGSQSPEKVKIVRDDIPVHSVKSQELESGYLHLRITDFKATTTEDLKEEIRKYSSEKEIKGIVLDLRNNPGGLLDQAVSVSDIFLDDGLIVYTQGREEAQRKDYSATSSAEDVTSPMVVLINAGSASGSEIVAGALQDRNRALLLGEPTFGKGSVQSILPVADGSAIKLTIANYYTPDGRSIEAEGVAPDIHIPHRVDAVDEDEQQQEMQESMMQFHIDQPDERPDDEEERYSEEVQKLLDEDNQLRMALELLRSMPRIQELSYN, via the coding sequence ATGCGTATAAACCACCTGATAGGTACAATTGCAATTCTGCTGCTCCTTACTGTTGCCCCCTGGACCAGCCAGGCCAGGGACAACGATATGGACAGCCTCAAAATGTTCAGTGAGGTCCTGCATCTCATTGAAGACAACTATGTAGAAGAAAAAGACCGGGAGGATCTCATCCGGGGAGCCATCCAGGGGATGCTGCGCAACCTTGATCCCCACTCCTCCTACGTAGACCTGGATCAGCTCAGGATGATGCAGGAGGATTTTGAAGGCAAGTTCGGAGGCATAGGCATCCAGATAGGCATCCGGGACGGCAATCTTGTGGTCATCTCACCCATAGAGGGCACACCGGCCTACGAAGCAGGTCTTGAACCCGGGGACGTGATCATGGAAATTGAAGGGGAGCCCACCCAGGACATGGCCCTTACAGACGCAGTAAACAAAATCCGCGGCCCCAAGGGGGAGCCCGTAGAACTGACCATCCTCTCTGAAGGCTCTCAGAGCCCTGAAAAAGTAAAAATCGTGCGCGACGATATACCGGTGCACTCAGTCAAAAGCCAGGAACTGGAATCAGGATACCTGCACCTGCGCATCACTGACTTCAAGGCCACCACCACCGAAGACCTCAAGGAGGAAATCCGCAAGTACTCTTCGGAAAAAGAGATCAAGGGCATTGTTCTGGACCTTAGAAACAACCCCGGAGGCCTCCTGGACCAGGCTGTTTCAGTTTCCGACATCTTCCTGGATGACGGACTCATCGTCTATACCCAGGGCCGCGAAGAAGCGCAGCGCAAGGACTATTCAGCCACCAGCAGCGCCGAGGACGTTACTTCCCCCATGGTGGTCCTCATCAACGCCGGATCTGCCTCAGGTTCTGAAATCGTGGCCGGGGCCCTGCAGGACAGGAACCGTGCCCTGCTGCTTGGGGAGCCCACCTTCGGCAAGGGTTCGGTGCAAAGCATCCTCCCCGTGGCTGACGGGTCGGCCATCAAACTGACCATAGCCAACTACTACACTCCCGACGGACGCTCCATTGAAGCCGAAGGTGTAGCACCGGACATTCATATTCCCCACCGGGTTGATGCAGTTGATGAAGATGAACAGCAGCAGGAAATGCAGGAATCCATGATGCAGTTTCACATTGATCAGCCGGATGAAAGGCCTGACGACGAGGAAGAACGCTATTCCGAGGAAGTGCAGAAACTGCTGGATGAGGACAACCAGTTGCGCATGGCCCTGGAACTGCTGCGTTCCATGCCCAGAATACAGGAACTGAGCTACAACTGA
- a CDS encoding divergent polysaccharide deacetylase family protein, producing MGYFFWGAATVITLVSLLGILLLPPKKQSADTSSETLAQKKEQVTHTSSDPGKTLTATDRKFTYEEKVGTGFEQRVWEADMAILNVLDRMGKDQGHILRNRVDNRFFYGTPFNFQEMFIYTDDRQKQFIRQLEKVLDSFVANAEIKPQDPKRQKWAINISGHTTHVLHLGIQKPDRQKGSGSLVIIIDDLGECLEFARKLAELNFPVTYSILPYLHKTEEVAEFASKKDFEVMLHMPMEPDTYHRGVEPGPGALFVDMTPREIRRQLVHSLEQVPQATGMNNHMGSAFTRHYEGMQVVFEELEKRDMFFLDSVTTPDSVARRLARETGLDFMQRHVFLDNVRSIQAITYQLQKAEQLASRHGMAVAIGHPYPETLEALQQWSKNRDAKINMASVDELLLQQRIRAVSSSSDGHTASAD from the coding sequence TTGGGATATTTTTTCTGGGGTGCAGCAACCGTCATCACCCTTGTGTCCTTACTGGGAATCCTGCTTCTGCCTCCCAAAAAACAGTCTGCAGATACCAGCTCAGAAACACTTGCTCAAAAAAAAGAACAAGTTACCCACACTTCTTCTGACCCCGGCAAGACCCTGACTGCCACAGACAGAAAGTTTACCTACGAGGAAAAAGTGGGTACCGGTTTCGAGCAGAGAGTCTGGGAGGCTGATATGGCCATTTTGAATGTACTGGACAGGATGGGCAAGGATCAGGGCCATATCCTTCGCAACCGCGTGGACAACCGTTTTTTTTACGGCACTCCCTTCAATTTCCAGGAAATGTTTATTTATACCGATGACAGGCAAAAACAGTTCATCCGGCAGCTGGAAAAAGTCCTGGACAGCTTTGTAGCCAACGCGGAGATCAAGCCTCAGGATCCCAAGCGTCAGAAGTGGGCCATAAACATTTCAGGACATACCACTCACGTTCTGCACCTGGGCATTCAAAAGCCGGACAGGCAGAAGGGATCGGGCAGTCTGGTCATCATCATAGACGATCTTGGAGAATGTCTGGAGTTTGCCAGGAAGCTCGCTGAACTTAATTTTCCGGTAACATACTCCATTCTTCCCTACCTGCACAAGACGGAAGAAGTAGCGGAATTCGCATCAAAAAAAGATTTCGAGGTCATGCTGCACATGCCCATGGAGCCGGATACATACCACCGGGGAGTAGAACCGGGCCCGGGCGCTCTTTTTGTGGACATGACCCCCCGGGAAATAAGACGTCAGCTTGTGCACAGCCTGGAGCAGGTGCCTCAGGCCACAGGGATGAACAATCACATGGGGTCGGCCTTTACCCGGCATTACGAGGGAATGCAGGTAGTCTTTGAAGAGCTTGAAAAAAGGGACATGTTCTTTCTGGACAGCGTAACCACTCCAGACAGCGTTGCCCGGCGTCTGGCACGGGAAACCGGCCTGGATTTCATGCAGCGCCATGTCTTTCTGGATAATGTCCGGAGCATCCAGGCCATTACCTACCAGTTGCAGAAGGCGGAGCAGCTGGCTTCCAGGCACGGCATGGCCGTGGCCATAGGGCACCCGTATCCGGAAACGCTTGAAGCCCTGCAACAGTGGAGCAAAAACAGGGACGCAAAAATAAACATGGCCAGTGTGGACGAACTGTTGCTTCAGCAGAGAATCCGGGCCGTTTCCTCATCCAGTGACGGCCATACAGCCAGTGCAGATTAA
- the ndk gene encoding nucleoside-diphosphate kinase: MTQRTLSIIKPDAVQRNLQGAIMKMIQDSGLKIVAMKMLRLSKDEARGFYDVHKDRPFFDSLTDYMSSGPIVVSILEGENGIDKYREIMGATNPENAQEGTIRKAYALDIEKNSVHGSDAPETAQVEMAYFFSKMEMVG, encoded by the coding sequence ATGACTCAGAGGACACTTTCCATCATCAAACCGGATGCAGTACAAAGAAACCTGCAGGGTGCAATCATGAAAATGATTCAGGACAGCGGCCTGAAAATCGTGGCCATGAAAATGCTGCGCCTGAGCAAGGATGAAGCCCGGGGCTTCTACGATGTACATAAGGACAGGCCTTTTTTTGACAGCCTTACCGACTACATGTCTTCGGGACCAATAGTCGTCAGCATCCTGGAAGGAGAAAACGGCATCGACAAATACCGGGAGATCATGGGGGCCACCAACCCGGAAAATGCGCAGGAAGGCACCATCCGCAAGGCCTATGCCCTGGATATAGAAAAAAACTCGGTACACGGCTCTGATGCCCCGGAAACAGCACAGGTGGAAATGGCCTATTTTTTCAGTAAAATGGAGATGGTGGGTTAG
- the proC gene encoding pyrroline-5-carboxylate reductase, with product MKARLGLIGTGNMGGAMVQGLAHRQDLELHGYDPDKSCLERLGRECGLKQQPGPAELARDCDYVVLAVKPGLAPAVAAEISSSLDRSKCLISVAAGVKTGDLAFWSNKACPVVRVMPNTPALVGRGVFALCLEDDTLSPEQAGFIQGLFQDLGQVHVLPEKSFDAFTALIGSGPAYVYYFMESMVDAGVYMGLGRAQATEMVLELFAGSAHMAHKEKCHITQLKEMVTSPGGTTTAGLGALEKRAVKAAVLKAVQEAARRSRELGGK from the coding sequence ATGAAAGCGCGTCTTGGACTTATCGGTACAGGCAATATGGGCGGGGCCATGGTCCAGGGCCTTGCTCATCGGCAGGATCTCGAACTGCACGGCTATGATCCGGACAAATCATGCCTGGAGCGCCTGGGCCGTGAATGCGGCTTGAAGCAACAGCCCGGTCCTGCAGAGCTGGCCAGGGACTGCGATTATGTAGTGCTGGCGGTCAAGCCGGGTCTTGCGCCCGCTGTGGCGGCAGAAATATCCTCAAGCCTGGACCGGTCCAAATGCCTCATCTCAGTGGCAGCCGGGGTGAAAACCGGAGACCTTGCCTTCTGGAGCAACAAGGCCTGTCCGGTGGTCAGGGTAATGCCCAACACTCCGGCCCTGGTTGGACGCGGCGTGTTCGCCCTCTGCCTGGAGGATGACACCCTTTCCCCGGAACAGGCCGGGTTTATTCAGGGTCTTTTCCAGGACCTGGGCCAGGTGCACGTGCTTCCGGAAAAATCCTTTGATGCCTTTACCGCCCTTATCGGGTCCGGTCCAGCCTATGTATACTATTTCATGGAAAGCATGGTGGATGCCGGGGTGTATATGGGTCTTGGCAGAGCCCAGGCCACGGAGATGGTTTTGGAGCTTTTTGCAGGCTCGGCCCATATGGCCCACAAGGAAAAATGTCATATCACCCAGCTGAAGGAGATGGTCACTTCCCCCGGAGGTACCACCACAGCCGGGCTGGGAGCACTGGAAAAAAGAGCGGTCAAGGCCGCTGTCCTGAAAGCAGTACAGGAGGCCGCCCGCCGCAGCAGGGAACTTGGCGGCAAGTAA